Below is a genomic region from Nitrospirota bacterium.
CAGTTCATCGAGCTTGTAGGGTTTTGGCAGAAAACCGCTGAAGCCATAGTCTCTGAAATTGGCCATGATGGGGTCATTGGAATAGCCGCTTGAGACTATTACCCTCGCCGCAGGATCGTACTGGAGCAGATTTTTCATTGCTTCACGGCCGCCCATGCCGTTTTGTATAACCAGATCGAGAATCACGGCCTCAAACGGTCTGCCCGCTTCCTTTGCTTTCCGATAGAGCCTGAGCATCTCAACGCCGTCTTTTGTCAGTTCTGCTTCGAATCCGCACTGCAGAAGAAGCCTCTCAACCACGACGCGGACGATTTCCTCGTCGTCCATAACCAGGACTTTTCCTTTTCGGCCCGGATGGGCAGCGAATGGTTCGGTCATGAACCGCTGTTCTTCCAGCATGGCGGGCAGAAACAGACGAAAGGTTGTGCCGATGCCAAAATGAGACTCTGCTGCAATATGACCATGGTGTTTCTGTACCGCGGCATAGGCACTGGCAAGTTCCAGCCCGCTTCCTTTTTTGTTCCCAATACAGAAGGGATCAAAAAGAGTCAGGAGTTCCACTTCAGAGATTCCGCTGCCCTGGTCCTGAATTGTGATCACGACGTATCTGCCTTCTCTGAGTGGCAGTGCGGATGACGTGCTTATGTTCAGATTTTCGGCCGAAATCAGTATGCTACCGTCCAGGGGAGTCGCCTGCCGGGCGTATCTGATCAACGTATCGATCGCCTGTCCAATCTGGCCTTCATCAATTTCAACATTCCAAATGTTGTCCGGGAGGGTGAGCTCGCAGGAGGCATTTCTTGAATCAGCGGAGAGTCTCACAAGGTCCCGCAGCAGTTCCTGCAGGACCACGACTTTCTTGAGCTGAATCCCGCCGGTAGCAAAAGAGAGGAGCTGAGAGGTCAAATCTTTTGCCCGCAATGAGGCCTTTTCCGCCTCGATCAGGACATCATGCACCTCATACCCGGGTTTGGCGTACATTTTTGCGAGGGCCAGATTTCCGATGATTGCGGTAAGGATGTTGTTGTATTCATGAGCTATGTCCCCTGCAAAGGCGCTCAAAGACTCAAGCTTCTGGATATTTCGAATCTCTGCTTCCATGCTTCCCCGCATGGTAATATCCAGAAACGTGCCGATGATGGCAGGTTTCCCCTCGATCTCCGTTTTTGTCCCTTCAATCTCAAGCTCGATAATGACACCATCTTTCCGCCTGCCCTTGAGGAAGGAGTGGATCATCGCCGCTTCGCCGGAAAGGAGAGTCTCAATATTTTGTTCTGCAGTTCCGAGGTCTTCTTCAACAATAAGAGCCGACAGCGGTCTCACCGCAATTTCCTCCTGGGTATATCCAAAAACATCTGCCGCTTTCGGATTTACATAGAGGAACGTTCCATCCTGGAAAATATAGATACCCACAAGGGAATGTTCAACGAGGCTTCTGAATTTTTCTTCTGCCTTCTGCCTGGCAGCCTGGATGCGCTCATCATTTAGAAGGGTGGCCTCCAGCTCGGCAACGCGGCCCCTGAGTTTGAGGATTTCATCGGCCGATTCCGATTCTTTTTTAGGGCGGCGGTTCATCTGGAATTACCGGCAAACAAGGGATTGTGATATGACTCTCATAATAAATTAAGCTTACCACTTGCCCCGTTTTCTTTGCAATGGAGAGAACGCTGCCGGCAGAAAAGCTTGTCGCATGCATAGACCGGTGCAGGATGAGATTGGTCGGGGCGAGAGGATTCGAAGCTCTCACCCAATTTTCAAACCCTTTATTTAAGCCATTATACAGACTCCTTCCCCCGTCATGCAACTGCCATGCAACTTCACTTGATAACATAATGCTTCAAGCCTGTCTCAGGGAGGTCTCCAAGTGTCTCTGCTATTTCTTCTTTTGCCCTGTTCTGATGTTTCTCCCATATATCAGAAGCCTTTGTGGTTCTTGATGCGTTCCGCAATGCTATGTGTCTTTGTCCTGCCTTCTTACACGCCTTTGTCCATACCTTGTAAAGTCTGCCTGTAGTTAAATTTTTGCCACCAACAGTAAAGACAAAATCCTCATCATTAATAGTATTGATATGAGCAAGGGCAAGTTGCCAAAGATGGTCAGTTAGGCGGTAGGGTACATGCCCACCATTCTTTCTTCTAAGCTTCAACCTCTTATCGCTGATAACTTTTTCTACATGGATGATTCCATCTATAAAATCCTTTTTCTTGACCGCAACCACCTCATTAAGCCTCATTCCAGTCCTTAACAGTATCAGTATCGCCAATCTATATCCATTGCGGTCAGGCACGTGTTCTAAAATTGCTAACTCACGTGCAAGCCCAAGTCTCTGCTTCTCTTTTACGGGAATAACAGTAAATGTTGGAAAAATCGGAATATTGTTGGGTCTGTATTTTCTGGTTATTGTTTTAAGAGTTTTGAGTATAGTGTCTATGTAGTCGCTTGAATAATTCTTATCCAATAGCCAGTGATAGAACTTTTCAATATCATCATCTATGTTATCAACATGCTTGCCCTTAAAAAACGGGATAATGAAAGAATTACATATAGTGTTAAGACTATCCACATAATCCTTGGATTTAACCCCTTTTGCTACTTCTGGCTCATAATTTTTAAGCCACCTTTTACAGAGGTTTTCAAGAAGTTTTTCGGCATACTCAGAAGGCAACCACTTAGAGGTATCAAATTTCTTACCCTGAGACAATGCCTCCTCAAAGCTATGATTGATAGCCATTAGGGTCTTTAATGCCTGACTATATGTCTCGAAAGGCTCCTTAGTAACAGGTGCTGAGTAAAGGAACGGGATGCCGATTTTCTTAGCCGTGATGTAATATCTTGTTGGTCTTGTCTTGCATTTGGGGCAATATAGACCTGAATTATCCAGTTCAGAAAAATTGCCATTGCAAGAAGGGCATTTCTGTTTTGTATTAATCGCCCCTGTCACCTTATCTCCCAGCAACAGGGAAACAAACTGTTTCCTTTTCTGAGTCTGTTCATTAAACAGACCTCTTGTAGATGTAGAAGAGCCTGAACCCTGCACATCCTGCTTTTGTTTAATATCCTCATCCAGGTCCAGATGCCAGATTGAGGACATGTTTGTCAAGTCATACTCTACATTGGACTCCATGTTTCAGCTTTTCTCTCGAAAAGTCTGAACACCTGAAGCTACTTGCCCAGTGCCACGATGACACACGGGGGTAGGAGTGCGGTATTAGCACTTTACGTTACCTCCTGCTATAGATTTTTCCACCAAGGGTGGATTGTTGTGTCGGTTACGCCTGAGTTAAACATTTCATACTCATTCCGCAACAGATATAACCGACAGTAAAGTTCATTCGTTTTTGATTATGGAATTGGCACGATTGTCTCTCCCTCCTTACCACTATGCAGGTGCCGATGGTAATTTAACGAAGCAG
It encodes:
- a CDS encoding PAS domain S-box protein, with protein sequence MNRRPKKESESADEILKLRGRVAELEATLLNDERIQAARQKAEEKFRSLVEHSLVGIYIFQDGTFLYVNPKAADVFGYTQEEIAVRPLSALIVEEDLGTAEQNIETLLSGEAAMIHSFLKGRRKDGVIIELEIEGTKTEIEGKPAIIGTFLDITMRGSMEAEIRNIQKLESLSAFAGDIAHEYNNILTAIIGNLALAKMYAKPGYEVHDVLIEAEKASLRAKDLTSQLLSFATGGIQLKKVVVLQELLRDLVRLSADSRNASCELTLPDNIWNVEIDEGQIGQAIDTLIRYARQATPLDGSILISAENLNISTSSALPLREGRYVVITIQDQGSGISEVELLTLFDPFCIGNKKGSGLELASAYAAVQKHHGHIAAESHFGIGTTFRLFLPAMLEEQRFMTEPFAAHPGRKGKVLVMDDEEIVRVVVERLLLQCGFEAELTKDGVEMLRLYRKAKEAGRPFEAVILDLVIQNGMGGREAMKNLLQYDPAARVIVSSGYSNDPIMANFRDYGFSGFLPKPYKLDELRRAMKDIVYSK
- a CDS encoding tyrosine-type recombinase/integrase, translated to MSSIWHLDLDEDIKQKQDVQGSGSSTSTRGLFNEQTQKRKQFVSLLLGDKVTGAINTKQKCPSCNGNFSELDNSGLYCPKCKTRPTRYYITAKKIGIPFLYSAPVTKEPFETYSQALKTLMAINHSFEEALSQGKKFDTSKWLPSEYAEKLLENLCKRWLKNYEPEVAKGVKSKDYVDSLNTICNSFIIPFFKGKHVDNIDDDIEKFYHWLLDKNYSSDYIDTILKTLKTITRKYRPNNIPIFPTFTVIPVKEKQRLGLARELAILEHVPDRNGYRLAILILLRTGMRLNEVVAVKKKDFIDGIIHVEKVISDKRLKLRRKNGGHVPYRLTDHLWQLALAHINTINDEDFVFTVGGKNLTTGRLYKVWTKACKKAGQRHIALRNASRTTKASDIWEKHQNRAKEEIAETLGDLPETGLKHYVIK